The genomic region CCAACGGCCAGCGCGTGACGCCTGCTGCTACTCCTGCCCCTACCGCCGAGGCTCCTACCGCTGCACCAACGGCCGCTCCTACGGATATAACCGTGAAAGACGGCCGCCGCAAGGCCAAAGCCAAGGATGACAAAGGCCGCAAAGTGAAAGTGAAGCACAAAGCCGGCGACGAGAAAACGGATACTGGGCAGTAAGTAGCTCGGCCAACAGTATGACCGCATAACACAAGCGCCCGGTTCCTCAGGAACCGGGCGCTTGTGTTATATACTAAAGCCTGCCCAACGGTCACTTTCTCAAATCAGGTTCTGTTGCCTTCCACTGCTACAGCTGGCGGTGTGGTACCAGCAACCAGCAACACCAAAAACAACGACGTGAATATACCAACTGAGGCCAGGTAGCTGTACGGAACCTGAATAAACGCATAAAACGTAATCAAATACAGCTTTAACACTAAGATAGCATACACTCGGTAGTCAGTACGAGGTGCACGCTGGCGCCAATACAGCCAACCGGCTCCCAACGTAATACATACAACTAGCACGAGATGCACCTTCTTGAGCAATCGTATGCGGTCAACTAGCTCGCCAGTACCAAAACGGTAGAAAAAGTTACCCAGGCCTACTCCATTATACAGATGGTAGGGCTTCCCCTGATTATTTAGATGAAGCCATTCGCCCACTGCCACATCCGTGTAAGCAGCCTGTACCCGCATAAACAGCCCCCAATCGTGCGACATAAAAGGCACTACATAGAACACGAGTATGCCAGCCGCTACTGTGCCCAACAGCAGTAGCGCACGTTGCCGGGACTCTTGAAAAAAGAGCAGGAAAAAGTAAAGCGGCCCCCAGACAACCAGCGAGAAGCGTGATAAAAGGCATAGTATAAGGGCGACGGCTTGCAAAGGCCATGAACGTAGTAGAATGCCCGTTAACAACAGAAAATAGTAGCCAATAATCATGCACTCTACCGTGAAGCCGAAAATGGAGGCCTCGGTACGTATGGTGGCGTAGGTGAGCACGAAGGGCAATGAAGCCAGTATGGCCGTGTTGTAGGCCGACTCGCGCAGCCGCGCTACTACTACCAGGTAGCCCGCTATGCCTACTGCGAGCAGGGCGCTACTCATCCAACGGTAGTCAAACCGCAGCCACTCAGGTAGCAGGTAAGGAAACCATGTTGCGGGCAAGTAGGTAGGCAAGGCAAAATAGCCCAGTTCCTGTGTAAAGGGTGTGTACACCTCCTCGTGCTGTAGAAAGCGCTTGGTATAGATACTGAGCGCCGGAATAATATCAGACGACGAAATCTGAATGAGATAATTATGAATTGCCTCCTGAACTTTGGTAGCGCAAAGCCACATGCCCAGACCAGCCACTATGGCTATTACCAGCCAGGAAGAGCGACCAGAAACGCTCGTCTGAGGCAACGACAGATTCCAGGGGCGGTGCCGCGTGTAATAATAGGTTGCCGCACAGGCCACTACGCCTGTTGCATACAGCAGCACTGGACTCAGGTAATAGCCAAATTCACTGCGCATCACAGTGAACAAGGACAGCTCAGCGGCCAGCAGCCAGTAAATCAGACGCCTCAGATTGGCAGGGTATTGTACTATCGAAAGCATAGGCACAGGAAAAGCAGAGTGAAGTAGGCGGCCTGCCTTGCATGATGCCGCCAGGGATGCACGCGCAACTGGGTAGTTTCTTTTGCCTCAGTAAGTAGTGCAAATGTTTTATCCGAAAACCGTCGGTTGTCAGTATGTATCTGGGCACCCATACCCCATCCCAGTGCGGTTGCTACCCATTAGGATGACGTATCCATAGTATGGTACGCACTCGCCAGTACGCAGCCCCAAGCCGATACCTGCGAAGATTGCGCGGCTCTGGCTAAAAGCACAGACTACTCAGCGCACGGCTGTTAGCTCCAAATCATCTAGGTAGGCCAAGTGGAATTTGCGCGCCACATATAAAAGAGCAGCTGGTTATCTGAAGTGATGTCTGCTGGCAGCGTTACCTCTTTAGACACTTTTACCCATTGATTGGGGCTGGTTACTAGTTCAGCCAAGTCAATCTGCTCAAAAAACAAGACGGTATCATCCTCCGCCGAGCGCACCACTTTAAGGCTCAGGGTCACGTTGCTGAGCTGCGTCAGGTACACCCAGCCCGAGAGCCGGACTTTAGAGAAACGACCGGCCGACAAAGTCTCCAATGTATTAGTATATGTTAGACTGTACTCATTCTGCTGATCAGTTTTTATCGACCACTGGCCGGAATGGGCTCTTTCTTTGGTCAGGCTGGAGGTAGCCGGCAGCCACCCCGACAACGCCTCAAAATCATTGAAAATAAGCTGATTTCTATCCTGCTTATCAGTATCAGACACACAAGCAGTAAATAGTCCTGCCAAAGAAA from Hymenobacter aerilatus harbors:
- a CDS encoding DUF2079 domain-containing protein: MLSIVQYPANLRRLIYWLLAAELSLFTVMRSEFGYYLSPVLLYATGVVACAATYYYTRHRPWNLSLPQTSVSGRSSWLVIAIVAGLGMWLCATKVQEAIHNYLIQISSSDIIPALSIYTKRFLQHEEVYTPFTQELGYFALPTYLPATWFPYLLPEWLRFDYRWMSSALLAVGIAGYLVVVARLRESAYNTAILASLPFVLTYATIRTEASIFGFTVECMIIGYYFLLLTGILLRSWPLQAVALILCLLSRFSLVVWGPLYFFLLFFQESRQRALLLLGTVAAGILVFYVVPFMSHDWGLFMRVQAAYTDVAVGEWLHLNNQGKPYHLYNGVGLGNFFYRFGTGELVDRIRLLKKVHLVLVVCITLGAGWLYWRQRAPRTDYRVYAILVLKLYLITFYAFIQVPYSYLASVGIFTSLFLVLLVAGTTPPAVAVEGNRT
- a CDS encoding carbohydrate binding domain-containing protein, which translates into the protein MSDTDKQDRNQLIFNDFEALSGWLPATSSLTKERAHSGQWSIKTDQQNEYSLTYTNTLETLSAGRFSKVRLSGWVYLTQLSNVTLSLKVVRSAEDDTVLFFEQIDLAELVTSPNQWVKVSKEVTLPADITSDNQLLFYMWRANSTWPT